A genomic segment from Candidatus Hydrogenedentota bacterium encodes:
- a CDS encoding NAD(P)(+) transhydrogenase (Re/Si-specific) subunit beta: protein MTILINSSYIVASIAFVMGLKWMGRVETARKGNLISALGMTVVVLATLATPGMTYEWIAAGIVIGSVLGAVSAMRVPMTSMPEFVGLYNGFGGLASLLVGWAEYHHNAPVWTVGGAPEGPAPIWFTALACFLTILIGGVTFSGSMVAYCKLAERVIGGKPILYKGQHVVNLGIILVVLLIGAAFAVHPGGQVTYALFAVAIVLSLLLGILITIPIGGADMPVVICLLNSYSGLAGAAAGFVILNPVLIVAGSLVGASGIVLSIIMCKAMNRSFANVLFGGFGATAGSGPSGAHGEAKAASPEEAYYVLEAAGSVVFVPGYGMAVAQAQHVVRELGELIEKNGAEVCYAIHPVAGRMPGHMNVLLAEANVPYEKLVEMDAINPTMNTVDVAIVIGANDVVNPAARDDESSPIYGMPIINVDHARTVYVLKRSMASGFAGIDNPLFFKENTRMIFGDAKATIQALVAEFKAS from the coding sequence TTGACCATTCTCATCAATTCAAGCTACATCGTCGCATCCATTGCGTTCGTCATGGGACTGAAGTGGATGGGCCGCGTGGAAACCGCGCGCAAAGGCAACCTGATTTCCGCGCTCGGCATGACTGTCGTGGTCCTGGCGACACTCGCCACGCCCGGTATGACCTACGAGTGGATTGCCGCGGGAATTGTTATCGGTTCAGTTCTCGGCGCCGTATCGGCAATGCGCGTTCCAATGACGTCGATGCCGGAATTCGTCGGCCTGTACAACGGTTTCGGCGGTCTGGCCAGTCTGCTGGTTGGATGGGCCGAGTATCATCACAACGCTCCGGTATGGACGGTGGGCGGAGCGCCCGAAGGTCCCGCGCCGATATGGTTCACCGCGCTCGCGTGTTTTCTGACCATTCTGATTGGGGGCGTGACGTTCTCGGGGAGCATGGTGGCCTACTGCAAACTGGCCGAGCGGGTGATCGGCGGCAAGCCTATCCTGTACAAGGGCCAGCATGTAGTGAATCTCGGAATTATCCTTGTCGTTTTGCTCATAGGCGCGGCGTTCGCGGTTCATCCGGGCGGACAAGTCACCTATGCACTCTTTGCCGTCGCAATCGTTCTTTCCCTGCTGTTGGGAATTCTGATCACGATCCCCATCGGCGGCGCGGATATGCCGGTTGTCATTTGCCTTCTGAACAGCTACTCGGGGCTGGCAGGCGCGGCAGCGGGCTTTGTGATTCTCAACCCTGTGCTGATCGTTGCGGGGTCCCTGGTTGGCGCCAGCGGTATTGTGCTCTCGATCATCATGTGCAAGGCCATGAACCGATCCTTCGCCAACGTGTTGTTCGGAGGATTCGGCGCGACCGCCGGTAGTGGCCCGAGCGGCGCACACGGCGAGGCGAAAGCCGCGTCTCCGGAGGAGGCGTACTATGTACTGGAAGCCGCGGGGTCGGTCGTGTTTGTCCCCGGCTACGGCATGGCAGTCGCTCAGGCGCAACACGTCGTCCGCGAGTTGGGCGAGTTGATCGAGAAGAACGGCGCGGAAGTCTGTTACGCCATTCACCCGGTCGCCGGGCGCATGCCCGGTCACATGAATGTGTTGCTCGCGGAGGCGAATGTCCCCTACGAGAAGCTCGTGGAAATGGATGCCATCAATCCGACGATGAACACGGTGGACGTCGCGATCGTCATTGGCGCGAACGACGTGGTGAATCCCGCGGCGCGCGACGATGAGTCGAGCCCTATTTACGGAATGCCAATCATCAACGTCGACCATGCGAGAACCGTCTACGTGCTCAAGCGTTCCATGGCGTCTGGTTTTGCTGGAATCGACAATCCGCTCTTCTTCAAGGAGAATACGCGGATGATCTTTGGCGACGCCAAGGCCACCATTCAGGCGTTGGTCGCCGAATTCAAAGCCTCGTAA
- a CDS encoding NAD(P) transhydrogenase subunit alpha, protein MVEMMLLVFTFVLAIFLGLELISKVPSMLHTPLTSGSNAISGITVVGALVAAGTLHDSRFGTILGFVAIVFAMINVVGGYVVTNRMLAMFKSKEKGGQS, encoded by the coding sequence ATGGTTGAAATGATGTTGCTGGTCTTTACCTTTGTGTTGGCGATCTTCCTGGGACTGGAACTCATCTCGAAGGTCCCTTCGATGTTGCATACGCCACTTACGTCGGGTTCCAACGCCATTTCGGGCATCACCGTTGTCGGCGCATTGGTGGCGGCAGGCACGCTGCACGACAGCCGGTTTGGAACGATACTGGGGTTCGTGGCCATCGTCTTTGCCATGATCAATGTGGTGGGAGGTTATGTCGTCACGAATCGCATGTTGGCGATGTTCAAGAGCAAGGAAAAGGGGGGCCAGTCGTGA
- a CDS encoding Re/Si-specific NAD(P)(+) transhydrogenase subunit alpha produces MRLFVPRETSAGELRAPLIPETVARLVKLGAEVCVEQGVGSGTGHTDDAYRAAGATVLADRSALSEADLVARIRKPSIDEVRLMKRGAIHISFLDPFNESTLIDAMVEAGVSAISMEMIPRTTRAQKMDALSSQANLVGYVAVIIAAERLRQAFPMMMTPAGTIKPSRVFVIGAGVAGLQAIATAKRLGARVDAFDTRPVVEEQVLSLGAKFVKVDLGETGQTKDGYAKELTPEQQQLQRDAMAKVCAQADVVITTAKLFGKKAPVIVTREMLSQMKPGSVVVDLAVESGGNVEGIELDKEVIVDGVRLVGLSNLESRVAVHASQMYSANLGSLVEDFWDKEAKTFALRMSDEIIQGCLVTHEGAVVNETLKKVRAGSK; encoded by the coding sequence ATGCGCTTATTTGTCCCGCGAGAAACGTCGGCCGGAGAATTACGCGCGCCGCTCATTCCTGAAACGGTGGCGCGGCTCGTCAAGTTGGGCGCGGAGGTATGTGTCGAGCAAGGCGTCGGCTCGGGGACCGGACATACCGACGACGCGTATCGCGCGGCAGGCGCGACCGTTCTCGCGGACCGGTCGGCGTTGTCCGAGGCCGATCTCGTGGCGCGCATCCGAAAGCCTTCCATCGACGAAGTGCGGCTCATGAAGCGTGGCGCCATTCACATTAGCTTTCTCGACCCCTTCAACGAATCTACTCTGATCGATGCCATGGTTGAGGCCGGTGTGTCGGCGATCAGTATGGAGATGATTCCGCGCACGACGCGCGCACAGAAGATGGACGCGCTAAGCTCGCAAGCCAATCTCGTCGGGTATGTGGCGGTGATTATTGCCGCGGAACGCCTTCGTCAGGCCTTCCCCATGATGATGACGCCCGCGGGCACCATCAAACCTTCGCGCGTATTCGTGATCGGCGCGGGCGTGGCGGGCTTGCAGGCAATCGCCACGGCCAAGCGCCTTGGCGCGCGTGTGGATGCGTTCGATACGCGTCCCGTTGTGGAAGAACAAGTGCTTTCGTTGGGCGCCAAGTTCGTGAAAGTGGACTTGGGCGAAACGGGCCAGACGAAAGACGGCTACGCCAAAGAACTGACCCCGGAGCAGCAGCAGTTGCAGCGCGATGCGATGGCGAAGGTGTGCGCGCAAGCGGACGTCGTGATTACGACAGCGAAACTGTTTGGAAAGAAGGCGCCTGTCATCGTGACGCGCGAGATGCTATCGCAAATGAAGCCGGGGAGCGTCGTCGTGGATCTGGCGGTAGAGTCGGGCGGCAATGTGGAAGGGATCGAACTCGACAAGGAAGTCATCGTCGACGGGGTTAGACTGGTCGGTCTGTCGAATCTAGAGAGCCGCGTTGCGGTGCATGCAAGTCAAATGTACTCGGCGAATCTTGGAAGCCTCGTCGAAGACTTCTGGGACAAGGAGGCCAAAACGTTTGCGCTTCGCATGAGCGATGAAATTATCCAGGGGTGCCTCGTGACTCACGAGGGCGCTGTGGTAAATGAGACTCTGAAGAAGGTTAGAGCGGGAAGCAAGTAG
- a CDS encoding serine/threonine protein kinase yields the protein MREHGGALPARHVLGTYEVFEELGRGGMGIVYRALDLSLDRVVAIKVLRDDLRTQPQIVARFGREARAAASLDHPNIVQIYAVGSEDRVPYIAMEYVNGTPLCAVTQCAKQVPWMTALDITAQIASALACAHRAHIIHRDIKPSNVLVTSAGKAYITDFGIAKILTIDDGLTIDGSRLGTPHYMSPERCANGELTPMSDLYSLGVVLFQMVTGHLPHEGVTSVSLINQIIHEPPTRARSFAASIPEDVERLIAWMLERNPQHRPQSGDVVCEAIERIRAGKPLEVNASSMREAIADFRESMNELKTPTTGVRSASRQAHSRKGLFARLVSRKMLWALAGIVMATGLGAFAFHQVSAGGAQSDSSTIAVQAWTNSQPLCTFTEETPGTTLVRLHLPEYRIAGFGWTGKPVAAAVFLNSTSDSPRMGRRVVCGLEPLVRRASIGSPPLPFADRTSPQYDAPACSPSTDPASRLTGRFLVRVLAADRTAPHFVSCSILANHEESAPIAWLPADAGLADVTGLVIHPNGQAAVAVVNSVQGSRVVFLDLSETGVLRLKYALEPSGSLVRDLQYTPDGSKVYYVRGAEKGGSICVATEDANGVAERVIVDCGARLNEGAVRFDGQYLVSTENGPDGAPHLVVRNSESGQSIADLGEGRAGTWQPAHNTVIGVRPDRKGVPQLSLEVLDGSGKQLQLTHFENGVEPFCSVSPDGHWALSSTGGPEPTAVLIDLSRVSL from the coding sequence ATGCGTGAACACGGCGGCGCACTTCCGGCGAGGCATGTTCTCGGCACGTATGAAGTCTTTGAGGAGCTAGGCCGTGGCGGCATGGGTATTGTGTACCGCGCCTTGGATCTTTCACTTGACCGGGTAGTGGCCATCAAGGTGCTGCGCGACGACCTGCGGACACAACCGCAGATCGTGGCCCGGTTTGGCCGCGAGGCGCGCGCCGCAGCCAGTCTGGACCATCCGAATATCGTGCAAATCTACGCGGTCGGAAGCGAAGACCGCGTGCCGTATATTGCGATGGAATACGTCAACGGGACGCCTCTTTGCGCGGTTACGCAATGCGCGAAGCAAGTTCCGTGGATGACGGCCCTCGACATCACGGCGCAAATCGCGTCGGCGTTGGCTTGCGCGCATCGCGCCCACATCATTCATCGCGACATCAAGCCCTCCAACGTGCTGGTTACTTCGGCGGGCAAGGCGTATATCACGGATTTTGGCATCGCGAAGATCCTGACCATCGATGACGGTCTCACGATAGACGGGTCGCGGTTGGGCACGCCCCACTACATGTCGCCCGAGCGTTGCGCCAACGGTGAACTGACGCCGATGAGCGATCTGTATTCGCTGGGCGTTGTGTTGTTCCAGATGGTGACCGGTCACTTACCTCACGAAGGGGTCACATCGGTCAGCCTTATCAACCAGATTATCCACGAGCCCCCTACGCGCGCGCGCTCCTTTGCGGCGAGCATCCCGGAAGACGTGGAGCGCCTGATCGCGTGGATGCTGGAACGCAATCCGCAGCACAGACCGCAAAGCGGCGACGTCGTATGCGAAGCCATTGAGCGCATTCGCGCGGGCAAACCCCTCGAAGTCAACGCGAGTTCGATGCGGGAGGCAATTGCGGACTTTCGTGAATCGATGAACGAGCTCAAGACACCTACGACGGGCGTGCGGTCTGCTTCCCGGCAAGCACACTCGCGCAAGGGTCTCTTCGCGCGGCTGGTGTCGCGCAAGATGCTGTGGGCATTGGCGGGAATAGTGATGGCCACAGGTCTCGGCGCGTTCGCCTTTCATCAAGTATCGGCCGGAGGCGCGCAATCGGACAGTTCCACGATTGCAGTCCAAGCGTGGACAAATTCTCAACCTCTGTGTACCTTCACGGAGGAGACACCGGGAACCACCCTTGTTCGGCTTCACCTCCCCGAATATCGAATTGCCGGGTTCGGCTGGACCGGTAAACCGGTGGCCGCGGCCGTCTTCTTGAATTCAACGAGCGATTCCCCACGCATGGGCCGACGCGTCGTGTGTGGATTAGAACCCCTAGTACGGCGAGCCTCCATTGGAAGCCCCCCCCTTCCTTTCGCCGACAGAACCTCGCCCCAATACGACGCGCCGGCCTGCTCACCTTCCACGGACCCTGCCTCGCGGCTAACGGGCCGCTTTCTCGTGCGAGTCTTGGCGGCAGATAGGACCGCTCCCCATTTTGTCTCGTGTTCCATCCTCGCGAACCACGAGGAATCGGCGCCAATTGCCTGGCTACCCGCGGACGCGGGCCTGGCAGATGTAACCGGCCTTGTAATCCATCCGAACGGTCAGGCCGCCGTGGCAGTTGTGAATTCAGTCCAAGGTAGTCGCGTAGTCTTCCTGGACCTTTCGGAGACCGGCGTGCTTCGCTTGAAGTATGCCCTGGAACCCAGCGGCAGCCTTGTCCGTGACCTGCAATACACCCCGGATGGTTCGAAGGTCTATTACGTGCGTGGCGCTGAAAAGGGCGGCTCAATTTGCGTCGCGACTGAGGACGCAAATGGGGTAGCCGAGCGCGTCATTGTGGATTGCGGCGCGCGTCTTAACGAAGGCGCCGTACGTTTCGACGGTCAGTACCTCGTCAGCACGGAAAATGGCCCCGATGGTGCTCCGCATCTTGTGGTCCGCAATTCCGAATCAGGTCAGTCCATCGCGGACCTTGGCGAGGGACGGGCCGGGACGTGGCAACCGGCGCATAACACGGTCATAGGTGTGCGCCCGGATCGAAAGGGTGTGCCGCAGCTCTCGCTCGAAGTCCTTGACGGCAGTGGTAAGCAACTTCAGCTCACGCATTTCGAGAATGGAGTAGAACCGTTCTGCTCCGTATCCCCGGATGGACACTGGGCCTTGTCGTCAACAGGCGGTCCCGAGCCCACGGCTGTCCTGATCGATCTGTCGCGCGTGTCGCTGTAA
- a CDS encoding protein kinase codes for MGAVYLARDTALNRAVALKVLLGSLARNPAMVRSFHREAQAAAPLRHPNIVRVYAAGIQAGTPFIAMEYVAGETLERFLRRKGQVTWQTALYIGGQVAEALGCAHRAGIIHRDVKPANILLDRSGRVRLTDFGIANAATHETQGVVGTPQYMSPEQLRGIKLTCATDLFSLGVVMYQMMAGKPPFQADTPVALINRITTEEPARLNRLRADVPDDVARLVALLLEKSPENRPASAEAVVASIERLQQENGGRSVIPDALSAYVKEQTNAPALRLLTPLPQTAPGKPKARPSGTKRVMQAMAVVAVGVTVLTALVFGLMPAAQQPHEAPVLDAFVFEGESPLVGGLPASSYRFADVNWMPDKLAVEIRADGRADTLAYGVSGVLAVDPQERICRSVVSPGQPIAASCAYHPNGVTHCAVVNAENGTQSLVELDVASLDHADPQARHLIQGVRLAPGSVRYTPDGARIGYVRIETNHEFWLIDRASDTTKGTLLSVGLTGDRFAFSPDGSLAAIMLPSETGSEEPDIYVIETERGEIRNRLGTGFIDMTSWHPSGTHLLVCSAAGSEKRQLWRVPVDGGQRQRVTEMPEGVGSRLAVSPAGDWVAVLTNQHAQASVAFVRLNEAGNSVPAQTASLSGSEGSSHA; via the coding sequence ATGGGGGCCGTATACCTGGCCCGAGACACCGCGTTGAACCGGGCCGTCGCCCTGAAAGTGCTGCTGGGCAGCCTTGCGCGCAACCCGGCCATGGTGCGCAGTTTTCACAGAGAAGCACAGGCAGCAGCCCCTCTGCGGCATCCGAACATCGTCCGGGTATATGCTGCGGGAATACAAGCAGGTACGCCCTTCATCGCCATGGAATACGTGGCGGGTGAAACCCTGGAGAGGTTCTTGCGCCGTAAGGGGCAGGTCACGTGGCAGACGGCCCTTTACATCGGCGGGCAGGTGGCGGAGGCGTTGGGGTGCGCACACCGGGCAGGGATTATCCATCGCGATGTAAAACCGGCGAACATTCTGCTGGATCGCTCCGGCCGCGTCCGTTTGACGGATTTCGGTATTGCCAACGCTGCGACCCATGAAACGCAAGGGGTTGTGGGAACGCCGCAGTACATGTCGCCGGAGCAATTGCGCGGAATCAAGCTGACCTGCGCGACGGACCTATTCTCGTTGGGCGTGGTGATGTACCAGATGATGGCAGGCAAACCGCCGTTTCAGGCGGACACACCCGTCGCTCTAATCAACAGAATCACGACGGAAGAACCCGCGCGACTGAATCGGCTCAGAGCGGACGTCCCGGACGATGTCGCGCGCCTGGTGGCGTTGCTGCTGGAGAAGTCGCCCGAGAATCGTCCGGCGTCGGCGGAGGCGGTGGTTGCCAGTATAGAACGCCTTCAACAGGAGAACGGCGGCCGTTCGGTAATTCCCGACGCCTTGTCGGCGTACGTCAAGGAACAGACAAACGCGCCAGCGCTGCGACTGCTTACGCCATTGCCACAAACGGCACCCGGCAAACCGAAGGCACGGCCTTCTGGCACAAAGCGTGTTATGCAAGCAATGGCCGTGGTTGCTGTTGGAGTGACGGTTCTGACGGCCTTGGTTTTCGGATTGATGCCAGCCGCACAACAGCCCCACGAGGCACCGGTATTGGATGCCTTTGTCTTTGAGGGAGAATCGCCGCTCGTGGGCGGGCTTCCCGCGTCCAGCTATCGTTTCGCGGATGTGAATTGGATGCCAGATAAACTGGCGGTGGAGATTCGCGCGGACGGGCGGGCGGACACGCTGGCGTATGGGGTATCCGGAGTACTGGCGGTTGACCCGCAGGAGCGCATTTGCCGCAGCGTGGTTTCGCCGGGCCAACCCATCGCGGCGAGCTGTGCGTACCATCCGAATGGCGTGACACATTGCGCCGTTGTGAATGCCGAGAACGGGACACAATCTTTGGTCGAACTGGATGTTGCGAGTCTCGACCACGCCGACCCGCAAGCGCGGCATCTGATTCAAGGGGTGCGCCTGGCACCCGGAAGCGTGCGGTATACGCCCGACGGGGCGCGCATCGGCTACGTCCGCATTGAAACAAATCATGAATTCTGGCTGATCGATCGCGCTTCGGACACAACAAAGGGGACCCTGTTATCTGTCGGCTTGACCGGTGACCGGTTTGCCTTCAGTCCCGACGGTAGCCTGGCGGCGATCATGCTCCCGTCCGAAACGGGATCGGAAGAACCTGACATCTACGTTATCGAGACCGAACGGGGCGAAATACGGAACCGTCTGGGTACCGGATTCATCGACATGACGTCCTGGCATCCGTCTGGAACGCATTTGCTCGTCTGTAGCGCGGCGGGCAGTGAAAAGCGGCAATTGTGGCGTGTGCCAGTTGATGGCGGCCAGAGACAACGCGTCACCGAGATGCCGGAAGGTGTCGGTAGCCGGCTGGCCGTGTCGCCCGCAGGCGATTGGGTGGCCGTGCTTACGAATCAGCACGCGCAGGCGAGCGTGGCTTTCGTGCGCTTGAACGAGGCAGGAAACTCGGTACCAGCTCAGACCGCGTCATTAAGCGGCAGCGAGGGGTCATCGCATGCGTGA